From a region of the Candida albicans SC5314 chromosome 1, complete sequence genome:
- the MRPS9 gene encoding mitochondrial 37S ribosomal protein uS9m (Mitochondrial ribosomal protein S9; has N-terminal mitochondrial targeting signal and an S9 consensus motif; overexpression in S. cerevisiae causes respiratory defect that is reversible upon cessation of C. albicans gene expression) has product MALRLITRFRGLNIPQRSLHQSTFRLNETIQSTTTTTTTTTTTTTSDEIPTTKPRFQSRFRRNQQPHQQQRSPYTSSQVTENLNIGEINRVRTVPTLMTYYGGNPVHEDNMNRLRAVLKKYQQLPVRVVPDREIQSQKFIGFDDYLEKTQSGTRVKKIHYRELITLLNRLRTIDLELMPLEVSEILSEYTSKSVSKIVQLSREKTLDCFGRAKTQAKRKSSIAKIYLVKGEGEVLVNGKSLIEFFPNIYARKNLLYPFQVVEQEGKYNVFAQVTGGGYTGQSEAIMYAIAKALVVFNPLLKPRLSKAGLMKSDTRIVERKKPGKVKARKSPTWVKR; this is encoded by the coding sequence ATGGCTTTACGACTTATAACCAGATTTAGAGGGTTAAATATACCTCAAAGATCATTACATCAATCAACTTTTAGACTCAATGAAACTATTCAATCAACCACTAcaactaccaccaccaccaccacaacaacaacatctgATGAAATACCAACAACCAAACCTCGTTTCCAATCTAGATTCCGTCGTAACCAACAAccacatcaacaacaaagatcTCCATACACATCTTCACAAGTCACTGAGAATTTAAACATAGGAGAAATCAATCGTGTAAGAACTGTGCCTACTTTAATGACATATTATGGTGGTAATCCAGTTCATGAAGATAATATGAATAGGTTACGTGCTGtcttgaaaaaatatcaacaattaccAGTTAGAGTAGTACCTGATAGAGAAATTCAAAGTCAAAAATTCATTGGATTTGATGATTATTTAGAAAAAACTCAATCCGGGACGAGAGTTAAAAAAATCCATTATCGTGAATTAATCACTCTTTTGAATAGATTAAGAACCATTGATTTAGAATTGATGCCTTTGGAAGTATCAGAAATCTTATCTGAATATACTAGTAAATCAGTGAGtaaaattgttcaattatCTCGTGAAAAAACTTTAGATTGTTTTGGTAGAGCTAAAACTCAAGCCAAAAGAAAACTGTCAATTGCAAAAATTTATCTTGTTAAAGGTGAAGGTGAAGTATTAGTTAATGggaaatcattaattgaatttttcccAAATATTTATGCTAGAAAAAATCTTCTTTATCCATTTCAAGTAGTTGAACAAGAAGGAAAATATAATGTATTTGCTCAAGTTACTGGTGGTGGATACACTGGACAAAGTGAAGCTATTATGTATGCTATTGCTAAGGCATTAGTGGTGTTTAACCCCTTGTTGAAACCAAGATTATCTAAGGCTGGATTAATGAAGAGTGATAcaagaattgttgaaagaaagaaaccAGGTAAAGTTAAAGCTAGAAAATCTCCAACTTGGGTCAAACGTTAG
- a CDS encoding exosome catalytic subunit (Ortholog(s) have 3'-5'-exoribonuclease activity, Ran GTPase binding, endoribonuclease activity, tRNA binding activity), whose product MTVSTAINNRKRLSSGLSVTSKVFVRSRNGGALKIVREHYLRNDIPCYSTICQSCQDIIKPDAQGELPKFILSSNPTKTAKGEPHYLVLDTNIILHAIDLLENNQCFYDVIIPQTVLEEVKNRSFPIYQRLRNLVKSEDKRFIVFHNEYNEQTYINRNKNETINDRNDRAIRKVAQWYQTHLPSKIKTFFICNDKDNRNKAIKEGIDARSLVEYIESLPNADDLSDLIPQDDSTFENDKNSTTATAGSDDEETSFPEYYSNARIMAGIKNGTLYQGILNVSSYNYLQGEVSVPAFKKPLLIQGSKNLNRAFNSDSVIVELLPKDKWKEPSTTIIEEGAIGANDNAADGDDEEGGGGDVIEGTKSVISDKERILLAQEAIKVIGSKNEDKRLQPTAKIVGVMRRSWRYYVGQIAPSSVNLDDKTGHASRSCFVILMDPKLPKIRIRTRKAREYLGQRIVVVVDSWPINSRYPNGHFVRALGEIESAEAETEALLLEHDVEYRPFSKNVLDCLPKEGDNWVVPDITNNTEDPQLQKRVDLRDKLVCSIDPPNCVDIDDALHAKQLPNGNYEVGVHIADVTHFVKPNTPLDQEGASRGTSVYLVDKRIDMLPQLLGTNLCSLKPFVDRFAFSVIWEVDEDANIVNVNYMKSIIKSRQAFSYEQAQLRIDDPSQQDDLTKSMRILLKLSKKLKQKRLDAGALNLASPEVKVHMDSETSDPQEVEIKKLLETNSLVEEFMLFANISVARKIYDAYPQTAMLRRHAAPPATNFETLNDMLNVRKNGMSISLESSKALADSLDRCIDPNDKYFNTLVRIMSTRCMMAAEYFPSGSYGYPEFRHYGLAVDIYTHFTSPIRRYCDVVAHRQLAGAIGYENLDLSHRDKSKMEMIVRNINKRHRNAQFAGRSSIEYYVGQVMRNNESEHEGYIIKIFNNGIVVLVPKFGVEGLIKLENMGDVNSANYNEDKYELTFTDFKGNERTIAVFDKVKVDVKSVKDEISGKRKAQLMLK is encoded by the coding sequence ATGACAGTATCAACAGCAATTAATAATAGGAAACGATTATCTAGTGGATTAAGTGTTACTTCAAAAGTATTTGTCCGTTCAAGAAATGGTGGAGcattaaaaattgttcGTGAACATTATTTAAGAAATGATATTCCATGTTATTCCACCATTTGTCAATCATGTCAAGATATAATTAAACCTGATGCTCAAGGTGAATTACCAAAATTTATCTTATCACTGAATCCAACGAAAACTGCTAAAGGTGAACCACACTATTTGGTGTTAGATACCAATATTATCTTACATGccattgatttattagaaaataATCAATGTTTTTATGATGTAATTATCCCACAAACAGTTTTAGAAGAAGTGAAAAATCGTTCATTCCCTATATATCAAAGATTAAGAAATTTGGTTAAATCGGAAGATAAAcgttttattgttttccaTAATGAATATAATGAACAAACATATATtaatagaaataaaaatgaaactatTAATGATAGAAATGATCGAGCCATTAGAAAAGTAGCACAATGGTATCAAACTCATTTACCatccaaaattaaaacttttttcatttgtaaTGATAAAGATAATAGAAATAAAGCCATTAAAGAAGGTATTGATGCAAGATCATTAGttgaatatattgaaaGTTTACCAAATGCTGATGATTTAAGTGATTTAATCCCTCAAGATGATTCtacatttgaaaatgataaaaatagTACTACCGCTACAGCTGGTCtggatgatgaagaaactTCATTCCCGgaatattattcaaatgCAAGAATAATGGCAGGTATTAAAAATGGTACTTTATATCAAGGTATTTTGAATGTTTCATCttataattatttacaAGGTGAAGTTCTGGTTCCCGCATTTAAAAAACCTTTATTAATTCAAGGATcgaaaaatttgaatcgTGCATTCAATTCCGATTCagttattgttgaattattacCAAAAGATAAATGGAAAGAACCATCAACTACCATTATCGAAGAAGGAGCTATTGGTGCCAATGATAATGCCGCagatggtgatgatgaagaaggtGGCGGTGGTGATGTTATTGAAGGTACCAAGAGTGTGATTTCAGATAAAGAACGTATATTATTAGCTCAAGAAGCTATAAAAGTTATTGGTTCAAAAAATGAGGATAAAAGATTACAACCAACAGCTAAAATTGTTGGAGTAATGAGAAGATCATGGAGATATTATGTTGGACAAATTGCTCCATCATCAGTGAATCTTGATGATAAGACTGGACATGCTTCAAGAAgttgttttgttattttaATGGATCCTAAATTACCtaaaattagaattagaaCTAGGAAAGCTAGAGAATATTTAGGACAAcgaattgttgttgtggttgatTCTTGGCCAATTAATTCAAGATACCCTAATGGACATTTTGTTAGAGCTTTAGGTGAAATTGAAAGCGCTGAAGCAGAAACTGAagcattattattggaaCATGATGTTGAATATAGACCATTTCTGAAAAATGTATTGGATTGTTTACCAAAGGAAGGTGATAATTGGGTAGTCCCAGATATCACTAATAATACTGAAGATCCTCAATTACAGAAAAGAGTTGATTTGAGAGATAAATTAGtttgttcaattgatcCACCAAATTGTGtggatattgatgatgcCTTACATGCTAAACAATTACCTAATGGGAATTATGAAGTTGGAGTCCATATAGCCGATGTCACTCATTTTGTTAAACCAAACACTCCATTAGATCAAGAAGGTGCCTCTAGAGGAACTTCGGTATATTTGGTTgataaaagaattgatatGTTGCCTCAACTTTTAGGAACAAATTTATGTTCTTTAAAACCATTTGTTGATAGATTCGCTTTTAGTGTTATTTGGgaagttgatgaagatgcCAATATTGTCAATGTCAATTAtatgaaatcaattattaaatcaagaCAAGCATTTTCTTATGAACAAGCTCAATTACGTATTGATGATCCATCACAACAAGATGATTTAACTAAATCGATGagaattttattaaaattatcgaaaaaattaaaacaaaaaagattaGATGCCGGGGCATTGAATTTAGCATCACCTGAAGTTAAAGTACATATGGATAGTGAAACTTCTGATCCACAAGaagttgaaattaaaaaattattagaaacAAATTCTTTAGTAGAAGAATTTATGTTGTTTGCCAATATTTCTGTCGCAAGAAAGATTTATGATGCTTATCCACAAACGGCTATGCTTAGACGTCATGCAGCACCTCCAGCAActaattttgaaactttAAACGACATGTTAAATGTTCGTAAAAATGGTATGTCGATTTCATTAGAATCGTCAAAGGCATTGGCAGATTCTTTGGATAGATGTATTGATCctaatgataaatatttcaatacGTTGGTTCGTATTATGTCGACTCGTTGTATGATGGCAGCAGAATACTTCCCTAGTGGATCTTATGGATACCCCGAATTTAGACATTATGGGTTAGCCGTTGATATATATACTCATTTCACTTCCCCCATCAGAAGATATTGTGATGTTGTTGCTCATAGGCAATTGGCCGGTGCTATAGGTTATGAAAATTTAGATTTAAGTCATCGTGATAAATCTAAAATGGAAATGATTGTTagaaatatcaataaacGTCATAGAAATGCTCAATTTGCTGGAAGATCAAGTATAGAATATTATGTGGGCCAAGTCATGAGAAATAATGAATCTGAACATGAAGGTTATATTATTaagattttcaataatggtaTTGTGGTTTTAGTGCCGAAATTTGGTGTTGAAggattaattaaattagaaaatatGGGTGATGTCAATTCAGCAAATtataatgaagataaatATGAATTGACATTTACCGATTTTAAAGGTAATGAAAGAACAATTGCTGTTTTCGATAAAGTTAAAGTTGATGTTAAATCAGTGAAAGATGAAATTAGTGGTAAAAGAAAAGCTCAACTTATGTTAAAATAA
- the RIB3 gene encoding 3,4-dihydroxy-2-butanone-4-phosphate synthase (3,4-Dihydroxy-2-butanone 4-phosphate synthase; homodimeric enzyme of riboflavin biosynthesis; converts ribulose 5-phosphate to L-3,4-dihydroxy-2-butanone 4-phosphate; transcription regulated on yeast-hyphal switch, macrophage interaction), translating into MISMTNIFTPIEEALEAYKNGEFLIVMDDEDRENEGDLIMAAELITQEKMAFLVRYSSGYVCVPLSEERANQLELPPMLANRSDRHGTAYTITCDFAEGTTTGISAHDRALTTRSLANPNSKPQDFIKPGHILPLRAVPGLLKKRRGHTEAAVQLSTLAGLQPAGVICELVRDEDGLMMRLDDCIQFGKKHGIKIININQLVEYISK; encoded by the coding sequence atgaTCAGTATGACTAACATCTTTACTCCTATTGAAGAAGCTTTAGAAGCTTACAAAAACGGtgaatttttaattgttatGGACGATGAAGACCGTGAAAATGAAGGTGATTTAATTATGGCTGCTGAATTAATCACTCAAGAAAAAATGGCATTTTTAGTTCGTTATTCTTCAGGTTATGTTTGTGTTCCATTAAGTGAAGAACGAGCAAATCAATTAGAATTACCACCAATGTTAGCTAATCGTAGTGATAGACATGGTACTGCTTATACTATAACATGTGATTTTGCTGAAGGTACTACTACGGGTATTTCGGCCCATGATAGAGCTTTAACCACCAGAAGTTTAGCTAATCCTAATTCAAAACCACAAGATTTCATTAAACCAGGCCATATATTACCGTTAAGAGCCGTTCCAggattattgaaaaaaagaagaggtCATACTGAAGCAGCTGTTCAATTAAGTACTTTGGCTGGATTACAACCTGCTGGGGTGATTTGTGAATTAGTACGAGATGAAGATGGTTTAATGATGAGATTAGATGATTGCATTCAATTTGGTAAAAAACATGgcatcaaaattattaatattaacCAATTAGTTGAATATATTTCTAAATAA